The following are encoded in a window of Ruminiclostridium herbifermentans genomic DNA:
- the trmB gene encoding tRNA (guanosine(46)-N7)-methyltransferase TrmB produces MRLRRKPWARPELAACHFFISDPPKYKGRWQELFNNNNPIHLELGCGKGVFISEMGAANQHINYIAVDIKSEVLALAKRKIVKKYDEAGITSVNNIKLMSHNIELIDNMLDSTDDIERIYINFCNPWPKRAHNKKRLTHSKQLVKYKTFLKDGGEIWFKTDNDELFQHSIKYFEENGFIIKYITEDLHASGFEGSIPTEHEIMFTEQGIPTKFLIALLNK; encoded by the coding sequence GTGAGACTTAGAAGAAAACCATGGGCAAGGCCCGAATTAGCAGCTTGCCATTTCTTTATTTCTGACCCTCCTAAATACAAGGGTAGATGGCAGGAACTTTTTAATAATAACAATCCAATTCATTTAGAACTTGGGTGTGGTAAAGGTGTATTTATTTCTGAAATGGGTGCTGCTAATCAGCATATAAATTATATTGCTGTAGATATAAAAAGTGAAGTTTTAGCCCTTGCAAAGCGTAAAATTGTAAAGAAATATGATGAAGCAGGTATTACTTCTGTTAACAATATAAAGCTTATGTCACATAATATAGAATTGATTGATAATATGCTTGACAGCACTGATGATATAGAAAGAATATATATTAATTTTTGTAACCCATGGCCTAAAAGGGCACACAATAAGAAAAGGCTTACCCATAGCAAACAGCTTGTTAAATATAAGACATTTCTCAAGGATGGTGGAGAAATTTGGTTTAAAACTGATAATGATGAACTCTTCCAGCATTCAATAAAATATTTTGAAGAAAATGGGTTTATAATAAAGTATATAACTGAGGATTTACATGCAAGCGGATTTGAGGGAAGCATTCCTACAGAGCATGAAATAATGTTTACTGAGCAGGGAATACCAACAAAATTCCTAATAGCGTTGCTAAACAAATAA
- a CDS encoding undecaprenyl-diphosphate phosphatase: MDSILFILKSIILGIVEGVTEFLPVSSTGHLVIFENLLGFKTISSNYVEMYTYVIQLGAILAVIILYWSKIKDTLVNFFPHKVGYSKSGFKFWFMIFIACIPGGIFGVLLDDIAEEYLFKPLPVAITLFLGAIWMLYAENKFRNNNLVKQELSVTPKQALIVGAFQCLAIIPGMSRSASTIIGGWVSGLSTVVAAEFSFFLAIPVMVGMSFLKIVKMGGFATLTPLEMTSLIVGFIVSFLVALAVISKFINYLKKKPMKVFVYYRMIFAVIVLLAGLVGLF; this comes from the coding sequence ATGGATAGTATATTGTTTATTTTAAAATCAATTATATTAGGTATCGTTGAAGGAGTTACCGAATTTTTACCAGTTTCTTCAACTGGACATCTAGTAATTTTTGAGAATTTATTAGGTTTTAAAACTATAAGTTCAAACTATGTTGAGATGTATACTTATGTTATTCAGCTTGGTGCTATATTAGCTGTTATAATTTTATACTGGAGCAAGATTAAAGATACACTTGTAAATTTCTTCCCACATAAGGTTGGTTATTCAAAATCTGGTTTCAAATTCTGGTTTATGATTTTTATTGCTTGTATTCCCGGTGGAATATTTGGAGTGTTACTTGATGATATAGCTGAAGAGTACTTATTCAAGCCCTTACCTGTTGCAATTACTCTGTTTTTAGGAGCTATATGGATGCTATACGCAGAAAACAAATTCAGAAACAACAATCTTGTAAAGCAGGAATTAAGTGTTACACCTAAGCAAGCTTTGATTGTTGGTGCATTTCAATGTTTGGCAATAATTCCGGGCATGTCTCGCTCAGCTTCAACTATTATAGGAGGTTGGGTATCAGGTCTTTCAACTGTTGTTGCAGCTGAATTCTCCTTCTTTTTAGCAATACCTGTAATGGTGGGCATGAGTTTTCTGAAGATAGTTAAAATGGGCGGCTTTGCTACTCTTACTCCTCTAGAAATGACTTCTCTAATTGTTGGGTTTATTGTTTCGTTTTTAGTAGCATTAGCTGTAATTAGCAAGTTTATTAATTATCTAAAAAAGAAACCTATGAAGGTTTTTGTATATTATAGAATGATATTTGCTGTGATTGTGTTGTTAGCTGGGTTAGTTGGGTTATTTTGA